In Synergistaceae bacterium, a single genomic region encodes these proteins:
- a CDS encoding TRAP transporter small permease, with amino-acid sequence MAGIKRYYEIVCKVEETLATFGLIVMTVLILISAIGRCVGRPQNWAVDISLLLFSWVSFMGADVGIRQNRIINVDFLTSRLSLNCQRAIAVAWSLVVIVFLVILIVYGIPLCISNTKRQFQNIAMSYSYVTASLPICSFFMIISASIKLKKQILDYSSTLKNTGLDAV; translated from the coding sequence ATGGCCGGAATTAAACGATATTATGAAATAGTCTGCAAAGTGGAGGAAACGTTGGCCACGTTCGGCCTTATCGTGATGACCGTTCTCATTCTAATCTCGGCTATAGGGCGGTGCGTAGGACGACCTCAGAATTGGGCGGTCGACATTTCCCTGCTTCTTTTTTCATGGGTTTCGTTCATGGGGGCGGACGTGGGCATACGCCAGAACAGGATTATCAACGTGGATTTCCTCACGTCGAGGCTGTCTTTGAATTGCCAGAGAGCAATCGCCGTTGCATGGTCACTGGTGGTCATCGTTTTCCTCGTGATTTTGATCGTCTACGGCATTCCGCTCTGCATCAGCAACACAAAACGGCAGTTTCAGAACATCGCTATGAGTTACTCCTACGTAACCGCCAGCCTTCCGATCTGTTCGTTCTTTATGATCATTTCCGCCTCGATCAAACTGAAAAAACAGATCCTCGATTATTCTTCAACGCTAAAAAACACCGGACTCGACGCCGTGTAA
- a CDS encoding TRAP transporter large permease subunit has protein sequence MTLMVSVFLILLFLGMPVAFAIGLSGFIFIVASPDIPVSITVQRIVSQTQNFTLLAIPLFIFAGNLMNSSGITERLVNLSRVLVGHLPGSLAQVSVIMSTLMGGVSGSANADAVMESRILGPEMIKQGYSRGYGAAVNGLTALITCTIPPSMGFVIYGSVGEVSIGRLFVGGVLPGLLMMVFFMVTVHITSKRRGYMPITDRAPTANEVGRALVQNVWALIFPFILIAGIRFGVFTPSESGAFAAAYAVFVGSVIYKEMTLKAFWDTAKQTLVDVGVLMLILGLSGTFGYAIVFDRMPQTIAEMLLGITSNQHILLILIIFLLILAGMFIETGVIALLLTPVFIPVITRLGIDPVHFGVVMMTTVTAGIMTPPVGVALYSTSEIMGCSPQETAKEAIPFYIMLFILVMVLIFFPQVVLFLPNLVFG, from the coding sequence ATGACTTTGATGGTCTCTGTGTTTTTGATCTTGCTGTTTCTGGGGATGCCGGTGGCGTTTGCCATTGGCCTTTCTGGATTTATTTTTATCGTGGCGAGCCCAGATATTCCGGTGAGCATTACCGTGCAGCGCATCGTTTCGCAGACGCAGAACTTCACCCTACTGGCGATTCCCCTGTTTATTTTCGCCGGAAACCTCATGAACTCGAGCGGCATCACCGAGCGTCTGGTCAACCTTTCCAGAGTTTTAGTCGGTCACCTGCCCGGAAGCCTGGCCCAGGTCAGCGTCATTATGAGCACCTTGATGGGAGGCGTTTCCGGTTCCGCTAACGCCGACGCCGTCATGGAAAGCCGAATCCTTGGTCCTGAAATGATCAAACAGGGCTACTCCAGGGGCTACGGTGCCGCTGTCAACGGCCTTACCGCGCTGATCACCTGCACGATCCCCCCCAGTATGGGCTTCGTCATCTACGGCTCGGTAGGAGAGGTATCGATCGGCAGGCTGTTCGTGGGAGGCGTCCTCCCCGGTCTCTTGATGATGGTGTTTTTCATGGTCACCGTTCACATTACGTCAAAGAGACGGGGTTACATGCCCATCACCGATCGGGCGCCGACAGCGAACGAGGTGGGTCGTGCCTTGGTGCAAAACGTTTGGGCGCTAATTTTCCCGTTCATTCTTATCGCGGGTATTCGTTTCGGAGTGTTTACCCCCTCAGAGTCCGGGGCTTTCGCGGCGGCTTACGCCGTATTTGTGGGTAGCGTGATTTATAAGGAAATGACGCTCAAAGCGTTTTGGGATACCGCGAAACAAACCCTCGTGGACGTGGGGGTGCTGATGCTCATCCTGGGACTTTCAGGTACCTTCGGCTACGCGATCGTGTTCGACAGGATGCCTCAGACGATCGCGGAGATGCTACTGGGCATCACCTCGAACCAACACATCCTGTTGATCTTGATCATTTTCCTCCTGATTCTGGCGGGGATGTTCATTGAGACGGGAGTCATCGCTCTGTTATTGACGCCGGTGTTTATCCCCGTCATCACGAGGCTCGGCATCGACCCGGTACACTTCGGCGTTGTCATGATGACCACGGTGACGGCGGGCATCATGACGCCTCCTGTCGGTGTGGCGCTTTACTCCACCTCCGAAATCATGGGCTGCTCACCGCAAGAAACAGCCAAAGAAGCTATTCCTTTTTATATTATGCTATTCATTCTCGTTATGGTGTTGATCTTTTTCCCGCAGGTCGTACTGTTCCTGCCGAACCTCGTGTTCGGTTAG